One Streptomyces sp. NBC_00554 DNA segment encodes these proteins:
- a CDS encoding SDR family NAD(P)-dependent oxidoreductase, which yields MDQPVRRHGARFTGRTAVVTGAASGIGAATAVRLAEEGAAVVLADVSEERGEAVAERIGKDGGRARFVVADVAAEEDWARVVAAAHTFGPVDVLVSNAFTVDVAPAHEMSLASWQRQLDVNLTGSFLGFRAVLPDLRDRRGAVVLTSSVHAHKGIPGHPAYAASKGALLSLCGQLAVEYGPEVRVNAVLPGPVLTAAWDRVPPEDRERSIAETAVRRFGSPEEVAAAIAFLSADEASFITGTSLVVDGGWSVVKASA from the coding sequence ATGGACCAGCCTGTACGACGGCACGGCGCCCGTTTCACCGGCCGCACGGCCGTGGTCACCGGAGCGGCCTCCGGCATCGGAGCCGCCACGGCCGTACGCCTCGCCGAGGAAGGAGCCGCCGTCGTGCTCGCCGACGTGTCCGAGGAGAGGGGCGAGGCCGTGGCGGAGCGGATCGGCAAGGACGGCGGGCGGGCCCGGTTCGTGGTCGCCGACGTCGCGGCCGAGGAGGACTGGGCCCGGGTCGTCGCCGCGGCGCACACCTTCGGACCGGTGGACGTCCTCGTCAGCAACGCCTTCACCGTCGACGTCGCCCCCGCCCACGAGATGTCCCTCGCTTCATGGCAGCGGCAGCTCGACGTCAACCTCACCGGCAGCTTCCTCGGCTTCCGGGCCGTGCTGCCCGATCTGCGGGACCGGCGGGGCGCGGTCGTCCTGACCTCGTCCGTCCACGCGCACAAGGGCATCCCCGGCCATCCCGCCTACGCCGCCTCCAAGGGCGCCCTGCTGTCCCTGTGCGGCCAACTCGCCGTCGAGTACGGGCCCGAGGTACGCGTCAACGCCGTCCTGCCGGGCCCGGTCCTGACCGCCGCCTGGGACAGGGTCCCGCCCGAGGACCGGGAACGCAGCATCGCCGAGACGGCGGTGCGCCGCTTCGGCTCGCCCGAGGAGGTGGCCGCGGCCATCGCCTTCCTCAGCGCCGACGAGGCCTCCTTCATCACCGGGACGAGCCTTGTCGTGGACGGCGGCTGGAGCGTCGTCAAGGCCTCCGCATGA
- a CDS encoding NADP-dependent isocitrate dehydrogenase — protein MTDSTIIYTHTDEAPALATYSFLPVVQAYASQAGVTVETRDISLAGRIIALFPEFLEEGQRIPDALAELGELAKTPGANIIKLPNVSASVPQLKAAVVELQGQGYALPDYPEDPKSDEERDIRARYDKVKGSAVNPVLREGNSDRRAPASVKNYAKTHPHRMGKWSSESKTNVATMGVDDFRSTEKSAVISAPGSLRIELAGDDGSTTVLRESVPVLADEVVDASVLHVAPLREFLTAQIARAKAEGVLFSVHLKATMMKVSDPIIFGHVVRAFFPKTFAKYGETFAAAGLTPNDGLGGIFKGVESLPEAAEIKASFDAELAEGPELAMVDSDKGITNLHVPSDVIVDASMPAMIRTSGHMWGADGQEHDTLAVLPDSSYSGVYQVVLDDCRANGAFDPSTMGTVPNVGLMAQKAEEYGSHDKTFEIATTGTVRLVDEAGNVVLEQAVSAGDIFRACQTKDAPIKDWVKLAVTRARATGEPTVFWLDKTRAHDAVLIEKVKRYLPEHDTEGLDIRILSPEDATKLSVERIRRGENTISVTGNVLRDYLTDLFPILELGTSAKMLSIVPLMAGGGLFETGAGGSAPKHVQQLVKENYLRWDSLGEFLALASSFEHLATTTGNARAQVLADTLDRATATFLNEDKSPTRRVGGIDNRGSHFFLSLYWAQELAQQTDDSDLAKAFAPLAETLSAQEQTIVDELNAVQGSPADIGGYYQPDPAKAAKIMRPSATWNETLATLA, from the coding sequence GTGACTGACTCGACCATCATTTACACGCACACTGACGAGGCCCCGGCCCTGGCGACATATTCGTTCCTGCCGGTGGTCCAGGCGTACGCCTCGCAGGCGGGTGTCACTGTGGAGACCCGTGACATCTCGCTGGCCGGGCGCATCATCGCCCTCTTCCCGGAGTTCCTGGAGGAGGGTCAGCGCATCCCGGACGCGCTCGCGGAGCTCGGTGAGCTGGCGAAGACGCCCGGTGCGAACATCATCAAGCTGCCGAACGTCTCGGCCTCGGTCCCCCAGCTGAAGGCCGCGGTCGTCGAGCTGCAGGGGCAGGGCTACGCGCTTCCGGACTACCCGGAGGACCCGAAGTCGGACGAGGAGCGCGACATCCGCGCCCGTTACGACAAGGTCAAGGGCAGTGCCGTGAACCCGGTCCTGCGCGAGGGCAACTCCGACCGCCGCGCCCCCGCGTCGGTCAAGAACTACGCGAAGACCCACCCGCACCGCATGGGCAAGTGGTCGTCCGAGTCCAAGACGAACGTCGCGACCATGGGCGTCGACGACTTCCGCTCCACCGAGAAGTCCGCGGTGATCTCCGCGCCCGGCTCGCTCCGTATCGAGCTGGCCGGTGACGACGGCTCCACCACCGTGCTGCGCGAGTCCGTACCCGTGCTCGCGGACGAGGTCGTGGACGCGTCCGTCCTGCACGTCGCGCCGCTGCGCGAGTTCCTCACGGCGCAGATCGCCCGCGCCAAGGCCGAGGGCGTGCTGTTCTCGGTGCACCTCAAGGCCACGATGATGAAGGTCTCGGACCCGATCATCTTCGGTCACGTCGTGCGCGCCTTCTTCCCTAAGACGTTCGCGAAGTACGGCGAGACCTTCGCCGCCGCCGGTCTGACCCCGAACGACGGTCTGGGCGGCATCTTCAAGGGCGTCGAGTCGCTGCCCGAGGCCGCCGAGATCAAGGCGTCCTTCGACGCCGAGCTCGCCGAGGGCCCGGAGCTGGCGATGGTCGACTCCGACAAGGGCATCACCAACCTGCACGTGCCGTCCGACGTGATCGTCGACGCGTCCATGCCGGCGATGATCCGCACCTCCGGCCACATGTGGGGCGCCGACGGCCAGGAGCACGACACCCTCGCCGTCCTCCCGGACAGCAGCTACTCCGGCGTCTACCAGGTCGTCCTCGACGACTGCCGCGCCAACGGCGCCTTCGACCCGTCGACCATGGGCACGGTCCCGAACGTCGGTCTGATGGCGCAGAAGGCCGAGGAGTACGGCAGCCACGACAAGACCTTCGAGATCGCGACCACCGGTACGGTCCGCCTCGTCGACGAGGCCGGGAACGTCGTCCTGGAGCAGGCCGTCTCCGCCGGCGACATCTTCCGCGCCTGCCAGACCAAGGACGCCCCGATCAAGGACTGGGTGAAGCTGGCCGTCACCCGCGCCCGCGCCACCGGCGAGCCGACGGTGTTCTGGCTGGACAAGACCCGCGCGCACGACGCCGTGCTGATCGAGAAGGTCAAGCGGTACCTGCCGGAGCACGACACCGAGGGCCTGGACATCCGCATCCTGTCCCCGGAGGACGCGACCAAGCTCTCCGTGGAGCGCATCCGCCGCGGCGAGAACACGATCTCCGTCACCGGCAACGTACTGCGTGACTACCTGACCGACCTGTTCCCGATCCTGGAGCTGGGCACCAGCGCCAAGATGCTGTCGATCGTCCCACTGATGGCGGGCGGCGGCCTCTTCGAGACGGGCGCCGGCGGCTCCGCGCCGAAGCACGTGCAGCAGCTCGTCAAGGAGAACTACCTGCGCTGGGACAGCCTCGGCGAGTTCCTCGCGCTGGCGTCCAGCTTCGAGCACCTCGCGACGACCACGGGCAACGCGCGCGCCCAGGTCCTCGCCGACACCCTCGACCGCGCGACGGCGACCTTCCTCAACGAGGACAAGTCGCCGACCCGCCGTGTCGGCGGCATCGACAACCGCGGCAGCCACTTCTTCCTGTCCCTGTACTGGGCGCAGGAGCTGGCGCAGCAGACCGATGACTCGGACCTCGCCAAGGCGTTCGCCCCGCTCGCCGAGACGCTGAGCGCGCAGGAGCAGACGATCGTCGACGAGCTGAACGCGGTTCAGGGCTCCCCCGCCGACATCGGCGGCTACTACCAGCCCGACCCCGCCAAGGCCGCCAAGATCATGCGCCCGTCGGCGACCTGGAACGAGACGCTCGCGACTCTCGCCTGA
- a CDS encoding M1 family metallopeptidase, protein MRYRTRVTAPAAALLGTAAALAVGSPAHAQTPALRSEGTPGAETLGDPVFPALGNDGYRVTAYHLDFSYDATTQLVEASATLTLSTTQALSRFSLDSLGLDIHAVRVAGRPATFEQVDEKLRVTPARTLPEQARVTVCVEYSADPRKTLAHTAWVPTPDGFAVCPQPDSAHTVFPCNDHPLDKAAFSFRITVPAGLRGVASGSLVRTESLDGDRTAYTYVSRSPIATELVQITVGDYVVKDRQGPNGLPLRDVVPTARAAALEPALALTPGLVQWLEQRLGAFPFETYGLLPCNTDAANAFDFTGLETQTLTLYKPNFLLQAEKSIGSHMMHELVHSWFGNSVSPATWADLWLNEGHADFYGLLYRYERGWTDSLGLTTMEARMKDTYARGDLWRKSSGPVAAPNAANLFDSQRYLGGVLVLYALRELVGEDVFSRIERTFLERYRDSAASTANYIAVASEVSGQDQSGFLTDWLYGTKTPRMPNHPDWTVTPVPSTLVAPRNREPGHYPDSSATL, encoded by the coding sequence ATGAGATATCGCACCAGAGTGACGGCCCCCGCTGCCGCCCTGCTCGGCACGGCCGCCGCGCTCGCCGTGGGATCCCCGGCCCACGCGCAGACCCCGGCCTTACGGAGTGAGGGCACCCCGGGCGCGGAGACCCTCGGCGACCCGGTCTTCCCGGCCCTCGGCAACGACGGCTACCGCGTGACCGCGTACCACCTCGACTTCTCCTACGACGCGACGACCCAGCTCGTCGAGGCCAGCGCGACCCTCACGCTCAGCACCACTCAGGCCCTTTCCCGCTTCTCGCTCGACTCACTCGGCCTGGACATCCACGCCGTGCGGGTCGCCGGGCGCCCGGCCACCTTCGAGCAGGTGGACGAGAAGCTGCGCGTCACGCCCGCACGGACCCTGCCGGAGCAGGCCCGGGTCACCGTCTGCGTCGAGTACTCCGCCGACCCGCGCAAGACGCTCGCGCACACCGCCTGGGTCCCGACACCCGACGGATTCGCGGTGTGCCCCCAGCCGGACTCGGCGCACACCGTCTTCCCGTGCAACGACCACCCCTTGGACAAGGCGGCCTTCAGCTTCCGGATCACCGTCCCCGCCGGCCTGCGCGGCGTCGCGAGCGGCAGCCTGGTGCGCACGGAGAGCCTGGACGGCGACCGGACCGCGTACACGTACGTCTCCCGCTCCCCGATAGCCACCGAGCTGGTGCAGATCACGGTCGGCGACTACGTGGTGAAGGACCGGCAGGGCCCGAACGGGCTGCCGCTGCGTGACGTCGTCCCGACCGCGCGGGCCGCCGCCCTGGAACCCGCGCTCGCCCTGACCCCCGGCCTGGTCCAGTGGCTGGAGCAGCGGCTCGGCGCCTTCCCGTTCGAGACGTACGGCCTGCTGCCGTGCAACACGGACGCTGCGAACGCCTTCGACTTCACGGGCCTGGAGACGCAGACCCTCACGCTGTACAAGCCGAACTTCCTGCTCCAGGCGGAGAAGAGCATCGGCTCGCACATGATGCACGAGCTGGTCCACTCCTGGTTCGGCAACAGCGTCAGCCCCGCCACCTGGGCCGACCTGTGGCTGAACGAGGGCCACGCGGACTTCTACGGACTGCTGTACCGCTACGAGCGCGGCTGGACCGACTCGCTCGGCCTGACCACCATGGAAGCCCGCATGAAGGACACGTACGCCAGGGGCGACCTGTGGCGGAAGTCCTCCGGACCGGTCGCCGCCCCCAACGCGGCCAACCTCTTCGACAGCCAGCGCTACCTGGGCGGCGTACTCGTCCTGTACGCGCTGCGCGAGCTCGTCGGGGAGGACGTCTTCAGCCGCATCGAGCGCACCTTCCTGGAGCGCTACCGCGACTCCGCCGCGAGTACCGCGAACTACATCGCGGTCGCCTCCGAGGTCTCGGGGCAGGACCAGTCCGGCTTCCTGACGGACTGGCTGTACGGGACGAAGACGCCGCGGATGCCGAACCACCCCGACTGGACGGTCACCCCGGTGCCCTCGACCCTGGTCGCCCCCCGCAACCGCGAGCCCGGCCACTACCCCGACTCGTCCGCCACCCTGTGA
- a CDS encoding mechanosensitive ion channel family protein, producing MNRTLTLDDWMIAGIAVVAGLIAAFLSRMLLRWLGKHALRTNWSGDDLIVAALRTLVPAAAVAGGIASAAAVLPLNSSVGHNVNRTLTVLLILVSTIAAARFIAGLVRSLAQSRSGVAGSATIFVNITRVVVLAMGFLVMLQTLGISIAPLLTALGVGGLAVALALQDTLANLFAGVHILASKTIQPGDYIRLSSGEEGYVVDINWRNTTVRQLSNNLVIIPNAQLAGTNMTNFNRPEQQMTLLVQVGVGYDSDLDHVERVTSEVIAEVMTEIAGAVPDHEPAIRFHTFGDSRISFTVILGVGEFSDQYRIKHEFIKRLHKRYRDEGIRIPAPARTVALQPGGAEVLQSGIPQQRDSTTRV from the coding sequence ATGAACCGCACTCTCACCCTGGACGACTGGATGATCGCCGGCATCGCCGTGGTCGCGGGCCTCATCGCGGCGTTCCTGTCGCGCATGTTGCTGCGCTGGCTCGGCAAGCACGCGCTGCGCACCAACTGGAGCGGCGACGACCTCATCGTCGCCGCGCTGCGAACTCTCGTACCCGCGGCGGCCGTTGCCGGAGGAATCGCGTCGGCAGCGGCTGTACTTCCGCTCAACTCGTCGGTCGGGCACAACGTCAACCGGACGCTGACCGTGCTCCTCATCCTGGTCTCGACGATCGCCGCGGCCCGGTTCATCGCGGGCCTGGTCCGGTCGCTGGCCCAGTCCCGGTCGGGCGTCGCCGGCTCGGCCACCATCTTCGTCAACATCACCCGGGTCGTGGTGCTGGCGATGGGCTTCCTCGTCATGCTGCAGACGCTGGGCATCTCCATAGCCCCGCTGCTCACAGCCCTGGGCGTGGGCGGTCTTGCGGTCGCGCTGGCCCTCCAGGACACCCTCGCCAACCTCTTCGCGGGTGTGCACATCCTCGCCTCGAAGACGATCCAGCCCGGCGACTACATCCGCCTCAGCAGCGGTGAGGAGGGCTACGTCGTCGACATCAACTGGCGCAACACCACGGTCCGTCAGCTCTCCAACAACCTGGTCATCATCCCCAACGCCCAGCTCGCGGGCACCAACATGACCAACTTCAACCGGCCCGAGCAGCAGATGACGCTCCTCGTCCAGGTGGGCGTCGGCTATGACAGCGACCTCGACCACGTCGAGCGCGTGACCAGCGAGGTCATCGCCGAGGTCATGACGGAGATCGCCGGCGCCGTCCCCGACCACGAACCCGCCATCCGCTTCCACACCTTCGGTGACTCCCGCATCAGCTTCACCGTGATCCTCGGCGTGGGCGAGTTCAGCGACCAGTACCGGATCAAGCACGAGTTCATCAAGCGCCTGCACAAGCGGTACCGGGACGAGGGCATCCGGATTCCGGCGCCCGCGCGGACGGTGGCCCTGCAGCCGGGTGGAGCGGAGGTCCTCCAGTCGGGCATCCCGCAGCAGCGGGACTCCACGACACGGGTGTAG
- a CDS encoding FadR/GntR family transcriptional regulator, with protein MTPYARRGVHGQTVELLARRILGGEIPEGATLDLVALQSELDVSLTALRESLKVLAAKGMVDARQKRGTFVRSRAEWNLLDADVLRWQFEGGSTTASDRALLHNLAEVRTIIEPAAVRLAAERRTDADLAALDGALDAMGERDGNAAHAVEADLAFHRALLAATHNELLERMEMVIESGLAHRDRIVHSSPHSEDPVPSHRAVLDAVRDRDPAAAEAAMRALLDQAGRDLDRVGDSDSDSESDSGSVSDSDSVEGSRSQ; from the coding sequence ATGACGCCCTATGCCCGTCGCGGGGTGCACGGCCAGACCGTGGAACTCCTCGCCCGCCGCATCCTGGGCGGTGAGATCCCCGAGGGGGCCACGCTGGACCTGGTGGCGCTGCAGAGCGAGCTGGACGTGAGCCTGACCGCGCTGCGCGAGTCGCTCAAGGTGCTCGCCGCCAAGGGAATGGTCGACGCCCGCCAGAAGCGCGGCACCTTCGTGCGCTCCCGGGCCGAGTGGAACCTGCTCGACGCCGACGTACTGCGCTGGCAGTTCGAGGGCGGCTCCACCACTGCCTCCGACCGGGCACTGCTGCACAACCTCGCCGAAGTACGCACCATCATCGAACCCGCCGCCGTCCGCCTGGCCGCCGAGCGCCGCACCGACGCGGACCTGGCCGCCCTGGACGGCGCCCTGGACGCGATGGGGGAGCGGGACGGCAACGCCGCGCACGCCGTCGAGGCCGACCTCGCCTTCCACCGCGCCCTGCTCGCCGCCACCCACAACGAACTCCTCGAACGCATGGAGATGGTGATCGAGTCCGGCCTGGCCCACCGCGACCGCATCGTGCACAGCTCCCCGCACAGCGAGGACCCGGTCCCGTCCCACCGTGCCGTCCTGGACGCCGTACGCGACCGGGACCCGGCGGCCGCCGAGGCCGCGATGCGTGCCCTCCTCGACCAGGCCGGCCGCGATCTGGACCGCGTCGGCGACTCCGACTCCGACTCCGAATCAGATTCCGGCTCGGTTTCCGATTCCGATTCCGTGGAAGGCTCCCGCTCCCAGTGA
- a CDS encoding bifunctional 4-hydroxy-2-oxoglutarate aldolase/2-dehydro-3-deoxy-phosphogluconate aldolase: MDLQAALAAHRLVAIVRGDDPEAAIRTVLTLADEGVELIEVSLSGKDALSVIERAREALGPDRTLGAGTVLTAEDARAAQRAGADFVVTPGLGDGIGAAHELGLPVLAGVMTPTEILAARTLGAAGLKIFPAAEAGGPAYLKALRGPFPHELFVPVGGVDEAAARAYLAAGATAVGVGSPLIGDAADGGSLTELRDRARAFLTVVQEGAP; this comes from the coding sequence ATGGATCTTCAAGCGGCCCTGGCCGCCCACCGTCTGGTCGCGATCGTGCGCGGAGACGACCCCGAGGCTGCGATACGTACCGTGCTGACCCTCGCCGACGAAGGCGTCGAGCTGATCGAGGTGTCCCTGAGCGGCAAGGACGCCCTGTCCGTCATCGAGCGGGCACGCGAAGCACTCGGCCCCGACCGGACCCTCGGCGCCGGCACCGTCCTGACCGCCGAGGACGCTCGTGCCGCCCAGCGTGCCGGGGCGGACTTCGTCGTCACTCCCGGGCTCGGGGACGGTATCGGCGCGGCGCATGAGCTCGGCCTGCCGGTGCTGGCCGGGGTGATGACCCCGACCGAAATCCTGGCCGCCCGTACCCTCGGGGCTGCCGGGCTGAAGATCTTCCCGGCCGCGGAGGCCGGAGGCCCCGCCTACCTCAAGGCCTTGCGCGGCCCGTTCCCGCACGAGCTGTTCGTGCCGGTCGGCGGTGTCGACGAGGCGGCCGCCCGGGCGTACTTGGCCGCCGGAGCAACCGCGGTCGGAGTCGGCTCGCCCCTGATCGGTGACGCTGCCGACGGCGGCAGCCTGACCGAGCTGCGGGACCGCGCACGCGCCTTCCTCACCGTCGTACAGGAGGGCGCGCCGTGA
- the dgoD gene encoding galactonate dehydratase, which translates to MKITRIETFLVRPRWLFCRVETDDGVVGWGEPVVEGRAEVVRAAVDVLAEHLVGQDPLRIQDHWQVLTKGGFYRGGPVLSSAVAGLDQALWDIAGKTYGAPVHALLGGPVRDRVRVYAWVGGDEPAELSEQIAAQVEAGFTAVKMNAAGATSPVPTAAETAAIVARVSAAREALGPDRDVAVDFHGRFTAAGARRVLAELAPLHPLFVEEPVLPEHGHLLAGLVAASPVPLATGERLYGRAEFLPVLAAGVAVAQPDLSHAGGISEVHRIASLAETYGAQLAPHCPLGPIALAASLQVAFATPNFLIQEQSRGIHYNKDADLLSYVVDPEPFRFVDGHAARSDAPGLGITVDEAAVRAADRTGHAWRNPVWRHPDGSFAEW; encoded by the coding sequence GTGAAGATCACCCGCATCGAGACCTTCCTGGTCCGGCCCCGCTGGCTGTTCTGCCGCGTCGAGACCGACGACGGTGTGGTCGGCTGGGGCGAACCGGTCGTCGAAGGGCGCGCCGAGGTGGTCCGTGCCGCCGTCGACGTCCTGGCCGAACACCTCGTCGGCCAGGACCCGTTGCGCATCCAGGACCACTGGCAGGTGCTGACCAAGGGCGGCTTCTACCGGGGCGGCCCGGTCCTCTCCAGTGCCGTCGCCGGCCTCGACCAGGCCCTGTGGGACATCGCCGGGAAGACGTACGGCGCTCCCGTGCACGCCCTCCTCGGCGGCCCGGTGCGCGACCGCGTCCGGGTCTACGCCTGGGTGGGCGGTGACGAACCCGCCGAACTGAGCGAGCAGATAGCCGCCCAGGTCGAGGCGGGTTTCACCGCGGTGAAGATGAACGCCGCCGGAGCCACGTCGCCGGTCCCCACCGCCGCCGAGACCGCCGCGATCGTCGCCCGCGTGTCCGCCGCCCGCGAGGCACTCGGCCCGGACCGCGATGTCGCCGTCGACTTCCACGGCCGCTTCACCGCCGCCGGCGCCCGCCGCGTCCTCGCCGAACTCGCCCCGCTGCACCCGCTGTTCGTCGAGGAACCCGTCCTCCCGGAGCACGGCCATCTGCTGGCAGGGCTGGTCGCCGCGAGCCCCGTACCGCTCGCCACCGGTGAACGCCTCTACGGACGCGCCGAGTTCCTGCCCGTGCTCGCCGCAGGCGTGGCGGTCGCCCAGCCGGACCTGTCCCACGCCGGCGGCATCTCGGAGGTGCACCGCATCGCCTCGCTCGCCGAGACATACGGCGCCCAGCTCGCCCCACACTGCCCGCTCGGCCCGATCGCACTTGCGGCCAGCCTTCAAGTCGCCTTCGCCACCCCGAACTTCCTGATCCAGGAGCAGAGCCGCGGCATCCACTACAACAAGGACGCCGACCTGCTGTCGTACGTGGTCGACCCCGAGCCGTTCCGGTTCGTCGATGGCCATGCCGCCCGCAGCGACGCCCCTGGCCTCGGCATCACCGTCGACGAAGCCGCCGTACGCGCCGCCGACCGCACCGGGCATGCCTGGCGCAACCCGGTGTGGCGGCACCCCGACGGCTCCTTCGCGGAGTGGTGA
- a CDS encoding SMP-30/gluconolactonase/LRE family protein, with the protein MRAEALRPDRLELGEGIRWTERGLVLVDILAGRLLIAPDNPTAPLKQLAQLPVPLGAVAPVAGDPGTWIAAAGTGICLLTPNGSTRWLAQPEADAPRPMRMNDATADPYGRFWAGSMAYDAHEGAGSLYRVDHDGTVTRVLDGITVPNGPAFTADGDTMYLADSARGVVRRYPVDPATADLGTPEVFVTVDEGSPDGMAVDAEGAVWVAVWGTGTVRRYLPDGRLDRTLRLPALQPAGVCLQEDLLHITTAHVGLAAPGPYDGAVFTARVDVPGGPADAYRRHGSTSAPEAS; encoded by the coding sequence GTGAGAGCCGAAGCCCTCCGCCCCGACCGCCTGGAACTCGGGGAGGGCATCCGCTGGACGGAGCGCGGCCTCGTCCTCGTGGACATCCTCGCCGGCCGACTGCTGATCGCCCCCGACAACCCGACCGCCCCACTCAAGCAGCTGGCCCAACTACCCGTTCCCCTGGGCGCGGTGGCCCCCGTCGCCGGTGATCCCGGCACCTGGATCGCCGCTGCGGGCACCGGGATCTGCCTGCTCACCCCCAACGGATCGACGCGGTGGCTGGCACAGCCGGAAGCGGACGCCCCACGGCCCATGCGCATGAACGACGCGACCGCAGATCCGTACGGCCGCTTCTGGGCGGGCAGCATGGCCTACGACGCCCACGAAGGAGCCGGTTCCCTCTACCGGGTCGACCACGACGGCACGGTGACCCGTGTCCTCGACGGCATCACGGTGCCGAACGGGCCGGCGTTCACGGCCGACGGCGACACCATGTACCTGGCCGACAGCGCCCGAGGAGTCGTCCGGCGTTACCCGGTCGACCCGGCCACCGCCGACCTTGGGACCCCGGAGGTGTTCGTCACCGTCGACGAAGGCAGCCCCGACGGCATGGCGGTGGACGCCGAAGGCGCGGTGTGGGTCGCGGTGTGGGGCACGGGAACCGTACGCCGGTATCTGCCGGACGGCCGCCTCGACCGCACACTGCGGCTGCCCGCACTGCAGCCCGCCGGCGTATGTCTGCAAGAGGACCTCCTCCACATCACGACCGCCCATGTGGGACTCGCCGCGCCCGGCCCTTACGACGGCGCCGTGTTCACCGCCCGGGTCGACGTGCCGGGCGGGCCGGCGGACGCCTACCGTCGCCATGGCTCAACCTCGGCTCCGGAGGCGTCATGA
- a CDS encoding sugar kinase produces MTSVWRPAEGPVVCIGETMAALAPAPSQSLETAEDLRVSVAGAESNVAMYLADLGVPVSWLSALGDDALGRRVRAAVGAAGVDVSGVRFDQDRPTGLLVKDPAGTRTRVHYYRGNSAASALGPDVLDDDKLRSASVVHLTGVTAALSPSCRILVEEALATPPSERSYAISFDVNHRPALWPPGTAAPVLRDLADRADITFVGLDEAQELWDPGLQPADVRELLPHPRLLVVKDGSRTATAFSDEGTWTVPALRTDVVEPVGAGDAFAAGFLTGLLRGGDMQSALRLGHITATSALKVTGDHGPLPHRARIKRLLDLPAQEWAAEGCGRP; encoded by the coding sequence ATGACGAGCGTCTGGCGGCCTGCCGAAGGACCCGTGGTGTGCATCGGGGAAACCATGGCCGCTCTGGCCCCCGCCCCGTCCCAGTCACTGGAGACGGCCGAAGACCTGCGTGTGTCGGTGGCCGGGGCGGAGTCGAACGTGGCGATGTACCTGGCGGACCTGGGCGTCCCCGTCTCCTGGCTCTCCGCACTCGGCGACGACGCGCTGGGGCGGCGGGTGCGCGCCGCGGTCGGTGCGGCCGGCGTCGACGTCAGCGGCGTGCGCTTCGACCAGGACCGGCCCACGGGCCTGCTCGTGAAGGACCCAGCCGGCACCCGTACCCGCGTCCACTACTACCGCGGCAACTCGGCGGCCTCGGCCCTGGGCCCCGACGTACTGGACGACGACAAACTCAGGTCGGCGTCCGTCGTACATCTCACGGGCGTGACCGCGGCCTTGTCCCCGTCCTGCCGGATCCTGGTCGAAGAGGCGCTCGCCACCCCGCCGAGCGAGCGTTCCTACGCCATCAGTTTCGACGTCAACCACCGCCCTGCGCTGTGGCCGCCAGGGACGGCCGCCCCTGTACTCCGAGACCTGGCCGACCGCGCCGACATCACGTTCGTCGGCCTCGACGAGGCCCAGGAACTATGGGACCCCGGCCTCCAACCGGCCGACGTACGGGAGCTGTTGCCGCACCCGCGTCTCCTCGTCGTCAAGGACGGCAGCCGTACGGCCACTGCCTTCAGCGACGAAGGCACCTGGACCGTGCCCGCTCTGCGCACGGACGTGGTGGAGCCCGTTGGCGCGGGCGACGCCTTCGCCGCCGGATTCCTGACCGGCCTGCTGCGCGGCGGGGACATGCAGAGCGCGCTGCGGCTCGGACACATCACGGCCACGTCGGCACTGAAGGTGACGGGTGATCATGGTCCTTTGCCGCACAGGGCCCGGATCAAACGGCTCCTCGACCTCCCGGCGCAGGAGTGGGCGGCAGAGGGCTGCGGGCGCCCCTGA